A stretch of DNA from Candidatus Poribacteria bacterium:
GTTCACCGCACTCTTTCAACCAATTTTTCAAATCCCAAAACTACTTATTGCGAAATTGAATGCCTTCTGATGTCTCGCCATTTTCAGAATATGTTTAAACGAAATTATATCGTCCATTAGGTCGCCAGCGATGGAAAGCGACTGTACCCAATCCCGTAGTCCACTGGTGTGATGCAAGAGATGCCGAATTGTGATTGTATTTCCAAAGTTCGGGAGGTCGGGTAGGTGTGTCCGAATGTCGTCATCTATCGACAGCTTCCCTTGATGAGATAAAGTGACGATGGCAAACGCTGCAAATTGCTTGGATACTGAAGCAATGTCGAAGATGGTCGTTGGAGTAATCGGGATGTCATATTCCAAGTTCGCCATCCCGTATCCATGTTTATAGATGACTTCACCGTCTCTGATGACCGCCACGGCAGCACCAGGGGAATCTGATCGGTTCCATTCCGCGAACAGCTGATCAATTTTTGCCGCAAGTGTCTTGTGTGTTGTCATTGCTATCTCCTTTTGGTGAAAGGTTTGGCATCATTTTCGCATCACCTATTTAGAGTCGATAAAACTCCCGCGCGTTTTCAGACAAGATTTTACGTGCCAGCGATTGCGGTAACTGTGCAGGGAAAGCCTCTTCTGGAGAATCATAGTGCCAGTGAGGATAGTCGCTTGAAAACATCAACATATCTTCCGAGTCAAGCTGCCCGACAATCTGAAGTAATTCTGCTGCTGTCGGTGGTGCATCAATCGGTTGAAGCGTCATACGGATATGTTCTCGGATATACGCCGATGGCGGTCGTTTCACCCACGGGGTCAACCCGCGCAAACCGCGCCACTCTTTATCGAATCGCCACATCAGCGACGGCATCCATGTAACCCCCGTCTCTATGAGTGCGACGCGTAAATCAGGAAACTTATCAAAAGCACCCTCCGACACAAGACTCAATACCTGTGCCTGAAACACCTGCGACATACCAACGTATTCCTCTAAATACGTTGAGGGCCACCCTACAGATGTCGGCGGTAGTCCCGGTGCCCCACCATAATGGATGCCAACAACGAGACCATAGCGCACAGCCGCTGCGTAGATAGGGTGATAGCGTCTATTGCCATAAGGTGCTTGTGATCGGGCAGGTAGCATAATCTGTACAAATCCCGGATGTTCACCTAAACGCTCAATTTCTCGGACGGCGAGTTCAGGATTCTGACTTGGAACAATCAAGGACCCACGTAAACGCGGTTCAGGGTCAAGCCAGTGCTCAATCTGCCAGTCATTGACTGCCGAAGCGAGTGCGGCTGCAAGGTCTTCGTTGTGTACGCTCTGCACCCGAAACCCACACGTCAGTATACCGTATTCAACCCCCCAGAAATCGAGGGCATGCTGGCGTAAAAGTGCTAAATCTGATCCGGGACGATCTTCTATCGGATGTGTAATCTCTGGACGCGTGGAGGTCGGAACACCGTCCGGGTAGTCATTCGCATCCGGTCCAGGAAAGCCGGATTCTTCGCAATAGTCGCACCAGTAGTCGGGTAGGTACGGGTAGAGCATTTCGAGGGACGGGAGTCGGTTGTGGAGATCGCAATCGATGATAGGTATTCCAGTCTGAACGAAACTCGGTTTGGAATTCTCTGTATCCATATATTTTTCCTTTTAGGTTGTATCGTTGGTTTTTTATCTGCCGCCATAAGTGTGCCAGAATAGGATGTGTTCGTCTTCACATTCCTGTGCTTTTATGTAGTGGACAAGTCCTGCCAACGTTTTGCCGGTGTAGGTATTCTCAAGCGTAATACCCTCTTCTTCAGCCATCAGTGCTACCGCACGCATACCTGCTTCCGTTGGGATGGCGTATCCCTTTCCGAAATCGTCGTGCCAGAGTTCAATGCGTCGTGGATTGATGTAATCGACATCCACCGCACCGATGAGCCGTAAGGTCCGCTTGACCATACGGGAGATTGCCCACGAATTCGCGACGACCCGGTCGGCGACACGAATACCGACAATTTGGGTTCGCAATCCGGTAAGTCTCACACCGACTATTAAGCCCGCAATGGTGCCACAAGTCCCCACCGGCACGAAGATAAACCGCGGCTCTGGCATAATGCCTTCCTCAATCTGTGATTTCAACTCCGAAACGGCTTTCACGTAGCCAACGGAACCGAGTGGAGAAGAACCTCCCGCTGCGATAAAATAACGTTCCTCTCCGATTCCAAGCACCGTCTTCATCTGTTCATACCCGTAACGGGCAAACATGGTATGCATGTGTTGTACCTCGTGAACCCGGTCTGCTTGCTCACAGATTGTACGGTAGTTTGTTTCAGAATACTCGGTAGGCGGTTGTTTAAAAAGCAAACATTCCACGCGGAAGCCAGATGCTTTGCCGTAAACAGTTGTCGCTCGGACGTGATTAGAGCCTGTTGGACCGATTGTAAAGAGTGTTTTCCTTTCAGTTCCCTTCGAGTGTGCTTGTGCCGCTGCGAACATATACTCCAGTTTGCGCACTTTATTGCCACCACCCAGTAGACCGCTTAGGTCATCACGTTTTATCCAGAGCGATTCGAGCCCAAGAGATCGCTCAAGATTTGAAAGACGCTGCACAGGGGTTGGAAAATTTCCAAGCGAAAGGTATGGAATTGATTCAATCATTTTTTACGTAAAGGACGAAAGTAAATAGATACAAAAACGCTTTGCCTTTGCTGGTGAAGTGTCCTAACCTCACTCCGCAATGCCGCTCTCAATTATTTGACCTGCCACGTGTCTACCGAGTGCAGCAACAGTCAGCGTTGGTGGTATTCCAATAGAGGTCGGAAAGAGACTTGCATCGGCAACAAATAAGCCTGGTACTGCATGGGATTCTCCTGAAAGTTTAACAACGGCTTTATGCCTGTCCTCTCCCATCCGAAGTGTGCCTTGCGGGTGACTTGATGCCATCATAATATCGTTTGGTGCGATGCCGCGTTGACGAACAATTTCAAGATCCTTCTCTGTTTTGATTGGGAGGTGTTCTGTGTAGGGCATAACAATCTCTCTGGCACCTGCAGCGAAGAGTAGTGTGGCAGCATTAATTGCCCCTTCCACCAATACCCGTTTATCTGAGCGCTGCAGACGATATGAGATATTTGGGGTGCCCTTGTGATTTATGGATACCCGTCCCGTTGTTCTATCGTGTAGGAGGACAAGAAGCGCAGCGATATGTTGGTAGTGTTCCATCAGTTCTTGATGGCTTCTACCGAATCCCGGCAGGCTTGCTGCAACGATCATCTGGGACCCGAAAGCAGGCATGAGCAGGTAACCGCTATCTGGTGAACGTCTCAGGTCAAGAAACTCGTCAATATAGTAACTTTGCGGGATACCAAGATGTCCATCGATCGTTTCATTGAAGACTCCACCTACAAAGATGGCAGGATGCAGATGGAGGTTTCTTCCGACCTGTCGGTTCGTATTCGGTAACCCGCTTTTTAACCAGAGTTGTGGTGAGTTGATAGCACCTGCCGCTAACACCACTGCCCTGCTTTCAACGTAAAGTGTACCTGATGGCAGCTGCGCCGAAACACCGACGGCTCTCTTATGTCTTACATGGATTTTCTCTGCTACGCAGTTACTGTACAGTCGTGCCCCCGCTGCAAGTGCCAAAGGGATATATGTAACCGCCATGCTCTGTTTGCCTGTTCTTGTCGGTTCAGTCTGAATAGATTTGGAATCAGGACATCCAAAGAGACACCTCGCGCCACACATAACGCAAGCACCGCGATTATGCCTTTGCAATCCACCGCGCCACCTCATCCGATCACACCCGCGGCGGATAACGGCATTTAAGCGATTTACATCTGTTTCTTGCATCTGTGTAACACCGAGCGTCTGCTCCACCTGATCAAAGTAGGGCCATATCTCTCGAACGCCCCATCTGTCCAGTAGGACTTGCGGGGGACGGACCGCATAGCAGAGGTTATGTACTGTTGAACCGCCGACACCTCTCCCTTGTGAAATAACAATCGCACCGTCGCGTGTAGACCGTAGACCGCTATCCCAGAAAAGACGACGGAGCATTTCCGGTTCATAAGTGCCAAAGGTGGTTGGATCATGATGTTCTCCCGCCTCTAAAATGATTACCGAGAGTCCCGCCTCGGCGAGTTCCTTCGCAACAACCGCACCACCAGCACCGGAGCCGATAACGCATACGTCGGCAACCTCTTTCTCCTCTATTTTCTTTTTACGCTGTGAAAAGCGAGCAGCGTTAAGGACACTGGAAATCCGGGATTGAGATTTATTCATAATACTGAAAACTGACGACTGACAACCGATAACTAATTAATAGACATCATTTCATATCTATGATAGCATATCTACACGCGTCTATCAACCCACTAAGTTTCAAGCGGCAAAGGAGAGTAACCATGGAATTTGTTCAGTTGACAGAGGCACACCGTCAAGAATTTGAGGAAAACGGCTATCTCATCGTGCGTTCCGCAATTGATAGCGACATGATTGATCGCTTGACAGGAACCGGGGATCGACTCATGGCGTCATTTGAATACCACGGCTATTACGCGCATCGGCGGTACGGGCTGGTGCAGGAACCCGCCTTCGCTGACCTTGCGACACAGTCAAGGGCTGTCCCATTAATCCTTCAACTGCTCGGTACAAATATCCATATTACCAACACCGCGCTTATCTACAAACATCCACAGGCACCCGAGAAACCCGACAACCGCAATTGGCATCGGGATGTTGGTGTACATTTGGACGTTGGACATCAAGGGTGCCCGCGCGTTGGATTGAAGGTCGGCTACTGCTTAACAGATTTCAGTGTGCCGAACTCAGGGGCGACATGGTTTATCCGAAAAAGCCATAAGTTGAAAGAACCCCTGCGTATCCCTGAAGG
This window harbors:
- a CDS encoding amidohydrolase family protein, translated to MDTENSKPSFVQTGIPIIDCDLHNRLPSLEMLYPYLPDYWCDYCEESGFPGPDANDYPDGVPTSTRPEITHPIEDRPGSDLALLRQHALDFWGVEYGILTCGFRVQSVHNEDLAAALASAVNDWQIEHWLDPEPRLRGSLIVPSQNPELAVREIERLGEHPGFVQIMLPARSQAPYGNRRYHPIYAAAVRYGLVVGIHYGGAPGLPPTSVGWPSTYLEEYVGMSQVFQAQVLSLVSEGAFDKFPDLRVALIETGVTWMPSLMWRFDKEWRGLRGLTPWVKRPPSAYIREHIRMTLQPIDAPPTAAELLQIVGQLDSEDMLMFSSDYPHWHYDSPEEAFPAQLPQSLARKILSENAREFYRL
- a CDS encoding GMC family oxidoreductase, with the protein product MNKSQSRISSVLNAARFSQRKKKIEEKEVADVCVIGSGAGGAVVAKELAEAGLSVIILEAGEHHDPTTFGTYEPEMLRRLFWDSGLRSTRDGAIVISQGRGVGGSTVHNLCYAVRPPQVLLDRWGVREIWPYFDQVEQTLGVTQMQETDVNRLNAVIRRGCDRMRWRGGLQRHNRGACVMCGARCLFGCPDSKSIQTEPTRTGKQSMAVTYIPLALAAGARLYSNCVAEKIHVRHKRAVGVSAQLPSGTLYVESRAVVLAAGAINSPQLWLKSGLPNTNRQVGRNLHLHPAIFVGGVFNETIDGHLGIPQSYYIDEFLDLRRSPDSGYLLMPAFGSQMIVAASLPGFGRSHQELMEHYQHIAALLVLLHDRTTGRVSINHKGTPNISYRLQRSDKRVLVEGAINAATLLFAAGAREIVMPYTEHLPIKTEKDLEIVRQRGIAPNDIMMASSHPQGTLRMGEDRHKAVVKLSGESHAVPGLFVADASLFPTSIGIPPTLTVAALGRHVAGQIIESGIAE
- a CDS encoding pyridoxal-phosphate dependent enzyme: MIESIPYLSLGNFPTPVQRLSNLERSLGLESLWIKRDDLSGLLGGGNKVRKLEYMFAAAQAHSKGTERKTLFTIGPTGSNHVRATTVYGKASGFRVECLLFKQPPTEYSETNYRTICEQADRVHEVQHMHTMFARYGYEQMKTVLGIGEERYFIAAGGSSPLGSVGYVKAVSELKSQIEEGIMPEPRFIFVPVGTCGTIAGLIVGVRLTGLRTQIVGIRVADRVVANSWAISRMVKRTLRLIGAVDVDYINPRRIELWHDDFGKGYAIPTEAGMRAVALMAEEEGITLENTYTGKTLAGLVHYIKAQECEDEHILFWHTYGGR
- a CDS encoding phytanoyl-CoA dioxygenase family protein, with amino-acid sequence MEFVQLTEAHRQEFEENGYLIVRSAIDSDMIDRLTGTGDRLMASFEYHGYYAHRRYGLVQEPAFADLATQSRAVPLILQLLGTNIHITNTALIYKHPQAPEKPDNRNWHRDVGVHLDVGHQGCPRVGLKVGYCLTDFSVPNSGATWFIRKSHKLKEPLRIPEGEVDPPVYDEPLLRAGDAFLFESRIYHAAGLNFRKNISKVVIYGYHYRWIKPDYYLRYYNDTLQPEAKLVESLDDLGRQFLGASTDTQGRLDPNGVHWAGAEWARSHNLDLEQAPQTVAI
- a CDS encoding serine hydrolase translates to MTTHKTLAAKIDQLFAEWNRSDSPGAAVAVIRDGEVIYKHGYGMANLEYDIPITPTTIFDIASVSKQFAAFAIVTLSHQGKLSIDDDIRTHLPDLPNFGNTITIRHLLHHTSGLRDWVQSLSIAGDLMDDIISFKHILKMARHQKAFNFAISSFGI